Sequence from the Saccharopolyspora pogona genome:
CCTGCCACGAGGCCATCCATCACGGGCACCTCGCCGCGAACGCGGCATAGATCGCTGGAGAGCCACGTACTGGGAAACTAGTCCGCGTGGTTCGGAGGGAGGCCGCGCCGGAAAAGGACCTGCCCAGCAGGCACCTCACCGCGCGGCCCACCCTATCCACGGGATCGAGCAAGGGGTACTGGCGGATCGCGGGCTCACCCGTCCTTCAACGGGCTCTACCCAACGCCTACTGGACACAACTCGGCCTGCACAGCCTGTCCTGGCGCTGGCACCGCCACAGAACAACGGCTTGACGAACCGCCGGATGCGGGCCCGCATGTCCGGTGGTGTGGTAGGGCCAGGGCGACCCTGGCCCTACCCGATCGTTCCCTGCCACGGTCAGGCGGTTTAGACGGCCGGGCGGACCTTGGGCACGACCTCCTTGGCGATGCGGTGCATGGACTCGATCCAGGGTTTGGGGTCTTCGACGTAGTCGTGGGTGTTCATGACGATCTGGCCGAAGCCGCCGATGTCGTCCTGCATCTTCTCGATCTTGGCGATCACCGTCTCCGGGGAACCGCAGATCCAGATGTGCTCGGCGATGAAGTCCATGTCGACGTCGGCCGGGTCGATGCCGGTACCTGAGTCGTCCACATAGCCGTTGAGGATGTTGAACTGCTTGTAGACAGGAATAAGGTACTGCCGCCAGCAGTGCCCGAGGCCGCCGTTGATCGCGATCTTCTTGGCCTCCTTGTCAGTGTCGGCCACCACGATGTCCCGGCACATCCGCAAGCGGTTGCGGTCGGTTGGCAGGCCCTTGGACGTGGCGCCCTCCGCGTACATGTTCCAGTGCGAGCGTGCGACCTCCAGACCACCGAAGAACGAGATCGGGGAAAAGCCCTGTTCGCCGGCATAGCGCATCGACGAGGAGTTGTGCGACAGGGCCGTCATCGCGATCTCGAGGTTCTCCGCGCCCTTCCACGGCGAGAAGTCCGGCATCATGTGGAACTCGGCGCCATCCGCGGACGCGGCTTCCTCCGCAGGGAAGCCTCCGTTGAAGAACTTGCCCTCGTAGTGGAAGGACTTGCGGTCCCAGACCTTCTTCATGATCTGCAAGGCCTCGTCGCGGCGAGGACGGGCCTCGGACAGGTCGGCCGG
This genomic interval carries:
- a CDS encoding LLM class flavin-dependent oxidoreductase, whose protein sequence is MKSGIFHVPYMRPERTPREVFDYSVLIAREADQAGFSDFMIGEHATQAWESVPNPEIVIGACARETERIRFAPMAHLLGLHQPGSLAIQVGWLSQVLEGRYFLGVGPGAYPRDAILRGQPADLSEARPRRDEALQIMKKVWDRKSFHYEGKFFNGGFPAEEAASADGAEFHMMPDFSPWKGAENLEIAMTALSHNSSSMRYAGEQGFSPISFFGGLEVARSHWNMYAEGATSKGLPTDRNRLRMCRDIVVADTDKEAKKIAINGGLGHCWRQYLIPVYKQFNILNGYVDDSGTGIDPADVDMDFIAEHIWICGSPETVIAKIEKMQDDIGGFGQIVMNTHDYVEDPKPWIESMHRIAKEVVPKVRPAV